In Rosa chinensis cultivar Old Blush chromosome 1, RchiOBHm-V2, whole genome shotgun sequence, a genomic segment contains:
- the LOC112182162 gene encoding uncharacterized protein LOC112182162 has product MQLIDINSRLRDLDMGVKDEQVVHVALHSLPNTYSNLRTSYNALETKWNLNKLISICVDEEERIKREGVPTTTVNLVEKPKWKKQNKLKPKKTTLTKIAGKPTEARAGKVFKYKCYFCKKIGHMKRDCSGFKAWMIKKGYNTEEGTKEK; this is encoded by the exons ATGCAGCTAATTGATATTAACTCTAGGCTTAGAGACCTAGACATGGGAGTTAAAGATGAACAGGTGGTGCATGTGGCACTTCATTCTCTGCCAAACACCTACAGCAACCTGAGAACTTCATATAATGCCTTAGAGACCAAATGGAACCTGAACAAGCTAATCTCGatctgtgtggatgaggagGAAAGAATTAAGAGAGAGGGAGTACCAACCACTACAGTTAATCTGGTTGAGAAACCAAAGTGGAAAAAGCAGAATAAACTTAAGCCTAAGAAGACCACCCTCACTAAAATAGCTGGGAAACCTACAGAAGCTAGAGCTGGAAAAGTCTTTAAGTATAAGTGCTATTTCTGTAAAAAGATAGGGCACATGAAGAGGGACTGCAGTGGCTTTAAAGCTTGGATGATCAAGAAGG GGTATAACACAGAGGAGGGCACCAAGGAAAAGTGA